From the Manihot esculenta cultivar AM560-2 chromosome 3, M.esculenta_v8, whole genome shotgun sequence genome, one window contains:
- the LOC110607543 gene encoding protein DETOXIFICATION 16: MDAQEPSLKSPLISQEETLEESRHRFTKNEILEEVNKLLILAGPLISASFFTFLLQTISVMFVGHLGELALSGASMATSFASMTGFSILRGTGSALETFCGQAYGAKQYHMLGIHLQRAVIVLLLVSVLLAFVWANAGEILLFFRQDPEIAHEAGQYARYMIPSIFGFAIQDCLIRFLQTQNNVIPMMIISGNTTLLHIFICWVLVFKSGLGNKGAAMANAISYWVNAISLMLYVKKSPTCKETWAGFSKEALHGIPKFLMLAIPSAAMLSLEIWSFEMMVLLSGLLPNPKLETSALSISLNTSAMLYMIPLGLSAATSTRVSNELGAGRPQAASLTVCVATFLVATEGIFVALSLILGHNVWGYLYSREERVVKYVGKMLIFIGASHFFDGIQSVLSGTARGCGWQKLGAVINLGAYYLVGLPCSIVLAFVYHLGGMGFCIGFIVGLAVHGLGLLAVTMSTNWKNESMKARDRAYDSTAIPKDPLA, from the exons ATGGATGCGCAAGAACCCAGTCTCAAATCGCCATTAATCTCTCAAGAGGAAACACTAGAAGAATCAAGACACAGATTCACCAAAAATGAGATTCTCGAGGAGGTGAACAAGCTGCTCATATTAGCCGGACCTCTTATATCAGCTAGTTTCTTCACCTTTCTTTTACAGACCATTTCGGTCATGTTTGTGGGTCATCTCGGAGAGTTAGCTCTTTCCGGTGCTTCTATGGCCACTTCCTTTGCTTCTATGACTGGCTTCAGCATTTTG AGAGGAACAGGAAGTGCATTAGAAACATTCTGCGGTCAAGCTTATGGAGCAAAGCAATATCACATGCTTGGAATACACTTGCAGAGGGCAGTGATAGTTCTTTTACTCGTCAGCGTACTTCTTGCATTTGTATGGGCGAATGCCGGCGAGATTCTTCTGTTCTTCAGGCAAGATCCAGAGATAGCACATGAGGCTGGACAATATGCTCGTTATATGATCCCTAGCATTTTTGGTTTTGCAATCCAGGACTGTCTTATCAGATTCTTGCAGACCCAGAACAATGTAATTCCTATGATGATTATCTCAGGAAATACAACTTTATTACACATTTTCATCTGTTGGGTTCTAGTTTTCAAGTCAGGACTTGGAAATAAAGGTGCTGCAATGGCCAATGCGATCTCTTATTGGGTAAATGCAATCTCACTGATGCTTTATGTGAAGAAATCTCCAACCTGCAAGGAGACTTGGGCTGGTTTTTCCAAGGAGGCCCTGCATGGGATTCCCAAATTCCTGATGCTAGCAATTCCTTCAGCTGCAATGCTCAG CTTAGAGATCTGGTCATTCGAGATGATGGTTCTGTTATCTGGTCTCCTTCCTAATCCAAAACTTGAAACCTCAGCCCTATCCATCAG CCTTAACACAAGTGCAATGCTTTACATGATACCCCTTGGACTCAGTGCAGCTACGAG TACAAGAGTATCAAATGAACTGGGTGCCGGTCGGCCGCAAGCAGCTTCTCTGACAGTGTGCGTTGCGACATTCCTGGTTGCCACAGAGGGCATTTTTGTAGCCTTGAGTTTGATTCTGGGTCACAATGTATGGGGATATTTGTATAGCAGAGAAGAAAGAGTAGTAAAATATGTAGGAAAAATGCTCATATTTATTGGAGCTTCCCACTTCTTTGATGGCATCCAATCTGTTCTTTCAG GCACAGCTAGAGGATGTGGATGGCAGAAGCTTGGAGCTGTAATTAACTTGGGAGCTTACTATCTTGTAGGCCTTCCTTGTTCTATTGTATTAGCTTTTGTCTACCACCTTGGAGGGATG GGTTTTTGTATAGGATTTATTGTAGGACTTGCGGTTCATGGACTAGGCCTGTTGGCAGTAACTATGAGCACCAACTGGAAAAATGAA